TCATGTCCATTGAGAACTCATATGAACAGCTGCTATTATACTCAAAATCAAATTCGGAAGCCAATCATTTAACAGATGCATCCAGAGAAATCAATTCATTGGGCTCCTAATTAATGGATTATCACTCAACTCCTTGTACGTGTATAACCTTCCATTCTGATATTCATTCAAAAATCTGACATATTGCATAAAGtagaattaattttatagatttGTCAAATAGTATCGTTTAGACAAAGAAAACTCAATTCTCAGAAGAAAATTACAGAAAAATTGTGTTGCAAACACTATAAGCTTTTTATATCGTGTCATGCAAGTTACTGTTATATATCATCATTGTCAAATAAACGACTGCCGGCTTCAACATCGTCCTCCAAATTACTGAAGTCAATCAAATCCATGAAATCATCAAGGTTTGCTTCAACATCGTCCTCCAATGAAATTGGCTTCTTCCCTTTTTCATCAAGCATCATAGGTGAAGGAAGTGGAAGGTATGAACATGGTGAGGGTAGAGCTATAGGTATATGAATATGAGAAGTTCCAATAATGCTGCTAACCCtgaaattgatgaaagtaaCTGTAAATATAACACCTCATATAAACAATTTtaacatataaaagaaaatggaattaCATAATCTACTCACCTATCAATCAATGTTGAAGTACTTCCCACATTATTGTAGAACATGTTTGGAACATCTAAAAGTTTTTCATTTATCTCATCAAAAATTGATGGATATTTTCTAAATTTCAATTGTGGTATATTAAATTCATCTTCTTGTGAATCCTCAACTTGTTGGCTACTATTCAACTTATGATCCGGTTCCATGTTGTCGGGGAAGGGTGACAAGCCGAGCTTTtcaagttttctttttctcgcATTCCAAAAGTTCTTGATGTCATTATCGCTTCTTCCCGGTAACTGAATACAAATTAATGACATGATCAACAAAATATAACACAAGTGATAGatgaatatttgaaattaaagaagaaagtaaaagaagTAAAGCATGAATAAGAAGAAATTACCTCATGAGCCAGCTTAGACCATTTGAATTCACCATACTTTATATAGAACTCAAAAACTttagatttttcttcttcactaaatGGACCCTTTTTCACATCTGGTTGTAGGTGATTATACCATCTTAGACGACAACT
Above is a genomic segment from Medicago truncatula cultivar Jemalong A17 chromosome 5, MtrunA17r5.0-ANR, whole genome shotgun sequence containing:
- the LOC25495067 gene encoding transcription factor MYB101, translating into MSSSSSSSSTDTKKGTWSKEEDEILKAYVEKHGTRNWNEVSKNAGLIRCGKSCRLRWYNHLQPDVKKGPFSEEEKSKVFEFYIKYGEFKWSKLAHELPGRSDNDIKNFWNARKRKLEKLGLSPFPDNMEPDHKLNSSQQVEDSQEDEFNIPQLKFRKYPSIFDEINEKLLDVPNMFYNNVGSTSTLIDRVSSIIGTSHIHIPIALPSPCSYLPLPSPMMLDEKGKKPISLEDDVEANLDDFMDLIDFSNLEDDVEAGSRLFDNDDI